One stretch of Vulpes lagopus strain Blue_001 chromosome X, ASM1834538v1, whole genome shotgun sequence DNA includes these proteins:
- the SLC6A14 gene encoding sodium- and chloride-dependent neutral and basic amino acid transporter B(0+) isoform X2: protein MDKLKCPSFFKCRGKEKVTASSENFHVGENDENQDRGNWSKKSDYLLSMVGYAVGLGNVWRFPYLTYNNGGGAFLIPYAIMLALAGLPLFFLECSLGQFASLSPVSIWRILPLFQGVGITMVLISIFVTIYYNVIIAYSLYYMFASFQSELPWKNCSSWADQNCSRSPIVTHCNVSTITGEIIRVNRSWVYNNSLTCINGSEAYQPGQLPSEQYWNKVALQRSSGMDETGVIVWYLALCLLLAWLIVGAALFKGIKSSGKVVYFTAIFPYVVLLILLIRGATLEGASKGISYYIGAQSNFTKLREAEVWKDAATQIFYSLSVAWGGLVALSSYNKFNNNCFSDAIVVCLTNCLTSVFAGFAIFSILGHMAHISGKEVSQVVKSGFDLAFIAYPEALAQLPGGPFWSILFFFMLLTLGLDSQFASIETITTTIQDLSPKLMKKMRVPITLGCCLVLFLLGLVCVTQAGIYWVHLIDHFCAGWGILIAAILEIIGIIWIYGGNRFIEDIEMMIGAKRWIFWLWWRACWFVITPLLLIRFVSCCRPASNWGPYLERHRGERYKDMVDPKKETDHEIPTVSGSRKPE from the exons ATGGACAAGTTGAAGTGCCCGAGCTTCTTCAAGTGCAGAGGGAAGGAG aaAGTGACAGCTTCATCTGAGAATTTCCATGTTGGTGAAAATGATGAGAATCAGGACCGTGGTAACTGGTCCAAAAAATCGGATTATCTTCTATCTATGGTTGGATATGCAGTGGGATTGGGGAATGTGTGGAGATTCCCCTATTTGACCTACAACAATGGTGGAG gCGCCTTCTTGATACCTTATGCGATCATGCTGGCCCTGGCTGGTTTGCCTCTGTTCTTCCTAGAGTGTTCACTGGGACAATTTGCTAGCTTAAGTCCAGTTTCAATTTGGAGGATTCTTCCATTGTTTCAAG GTGTGGGAATTACGATGGTCCTGATATCCATTTTTGTGACGATCTATTACAATGTCATAATTGCCTACAGTCTTTATTACATGTTTGCTTCTTTCCAAAGTGAACTGCCGTGGAAAAATTGTTCATCTTGGGCGGATCAGAACTGTAGCAGGTCACCTATAG ttaCTCATTGTAATGTCAGTACAATTACGGGGGAGATCATCCGAGTCAATAGAAGCTGGGTATACAACAACAGTTTAACCTGCATCAATGGAAGTGAAGCTTATCAGCCAGGGCAACTTCCCAGTGAACAATATTGGAA TAAAGTGGCGCTCCAGCGGTCAAGTGGAATGGATGAGACTGGAGTAATTGTGTGGTATTTAGCACTTTGTCTTCTTCTGGCTTGGCTCATAGTTGGAGCAGCGCTATTTAAAGGAATCAAGTCTTCTGGCAAG GTGGTATATTTTACAGCTATTTTCCCCTATGTTGTCCTACTCATCCTGCTAATCCGAGGTGCAACTCTGGAGGGTGCATCAAAAGGCATTTCATACTATATTGGAGCACAGTCAAATTTTACAAAACTTAGGGAAGCAGAG GTTTGGAAGGATGCTGCCACTCAAATATTTTACTCCCTTTCAGTGGCTTGGGGTGGCTTAGTTGCTCTATCATCTTACAATAAGTTCAATAACAACTGCTTCTCAGATGCTATTGTAGTTTGTTTGACAAACTGCCTCACTAGTGTGTTTGCTGgatttgctattttttctatACTGGGACACATGGCTCACATATCTGGAAAGGAAGTCTCTCAAGTCGTAAAATCAG GTTTTGATTTGGCATTCATTGCTTATCCAGAAGCGCTAGCCCAACTCCCAGGTGGGCCATTTTGgtccatattatttttcttcatgctttTGACTTTGGGTCTCGACTCTCAGTTTGCATCCATTG AAACGATTACAACAACGATTCAAGATTTATCTCCCaaattgatgaagaaaatgagggtTCCTATAACTTTGGGGTGctgcttggttttgtttctccTTGGTCTCGTCTGTGTGACTCAG gctgGAATTTATTGGGTTCATTTGATTGACCACTTCTGTGCTGGATGGGGTATTTTGATTGCAGCTATACTGGAAATCATAGGAATCATCTGGATTTATG GTGGGAACAGATTCATTGAAGATATAGAAATGATGATTGGAGCAAAAAGGTGGATATTCTGGCTATGGTGGAGAGCTTGCTGGTTTGTTATTACTCCTCTTCTTCTGATT cgcTTTGTAAGCTGCTGCAGACCAGCTTCTAACTGGGGTCCATACCTGGAACGACATCGTGGGGAGAGATATAAAGACATGGTAGACCCTAAAAAAGAGACTGACCATGAAATACCTACTGTTAGTGGCAGTAGAAAACCAGAATGA
- the SLC6A14 gene encoding sodium- and chloride-dependent neutral and basic amino acid transporter B(0+) isoform X1, translating into MDKLKCPSFFKCRGKEKVTASSENFHVGENDENQDRGNWSKKSDYLLSMVGYAVGLGNVWRFPYLTYNNGGGAFLIPYAIMLALAGLPLFFLECSLGQFASLSPVSIWRILPLFQGVGITMVLISIFVTIYYNVIIAYSLYYMFASFQSELPWKNCSSWADQNCSRSPIVTHCNVSTITGEIIRVNRSWVYNNSLTCINGSEAYQPGQLPSEQYWNKVALQRSSGMDETGVIVWYLALCLLLAWLIVGAALFKGIKSSGKVVYFTAIFPYVVLLILLIRGATLEGASKGISYYIGAQSNFTKLREAEVWKDAATQIFYSLSVAWGGLVALSSYNKFNNNCFSDAIVVCLTNCLTSVFAGFAIFSILGHMAHISGKEVSQVVKSGFDLAFIAYPEALAQLPGGPFWSILFFFMLLTLGLDSQFASIETITTTIQDLSPKLMKKMRVPITLGCCLVLFLLGLVCVTQAGIYWVHLIDHFCAGWGILIAAILEIIGIIWIYGGNRFIEDIEMMIGAKRWIFWLWWRACWFVITPLLLIAILIWSLVKFHRPDYAQIPYPDWGVALGWCMIIFCIIWIPIMAIVKIIQAEGSIFQRFVSCCRPASNWGPYLERHRGERYKDMVDPKKETDHEIPTVSGSRKPE; encoded by the exons ATGGACAAGTTGAAGTGCCCGAGCTTCTTCAAGTGCAGAGGGAAGGAG aaAGTGACAGCTTCATCTGAGAATTTCCATGTTGGTGAAAATGATGAGAATCAGGACCGTGGTAACTGGTCCAAAAAATCGGATTATCTTCTATCTATGGTTGGATATGCAGTGGGATTGGGGAATGTGTGGAGATTCCCCTATTTGACCTACAACAATGGTGGAG gCGCCTTCTTGATACCTTATGCGATCATGCTGGCCCTGGCTGGTTTGCCTCTGTTCTTCCTAGAGTGTTCACTGGGACAATTTGCTAGCTTAAGTCCAGTTTCAATTTGGAGGATTCTTCCATTGTTTCAAG GTGTGGGAATTACGATGGTCCTGATATCCATTTTTGTGACGATCTATTACAATGTCATAATTGCCTACAGTCTTTATTACATGTTTGCTTCTTTCCAAAGTGAACTGCCGTGGAAAAATTGTTCATCTTGGGCGGATCAGAACTGTAGCAGGTCACCTATAG ttaCTCATTGTAATGTCAGTACAATTACGGGGGAGATCATCCGAGTCAATAGAAGCTGGGTATACAACAACAGTTTAACCTGCATCAATGGAAGTGAAGCTTATCAGCCAGGGCAACTTCCCAGTGAACAATATTGGAA TAAAGTGGCGCTCCAGCGGTCAAGTGGAATGGATGAGACTGGAGTAATTGTGTGGTATTTAGCACTTTGTCTTCTTCTGGCTTGGCTCATAGTTGGAGCAGCGCTATTTAAAGGAATCAAGTCTTCTGGCAAG GTGGTATATTTTACAGCTATTTTCCCCTATGTTGTCCTACTCATCCTGCTAATCCGAGGTGCAACTCTGGAGGGTGCATCAAAAGGCATTTCATACTATATTGGAGCACAGTCAAATTTTACAAAACTTAGGGAAGCAGAG GTTTGGAAGGATGCTGCCACTCAAATATTTTACTCCCTTTCAGTGGCTTGGGGTGGCTTAGTTGCTCTATCATCTTACAATAAGTTCAATAACAACTGCTTCTCAGATGCTATTGTAGTTTGTTTGACAAACTGCCTCACTAGTGTGTTTGCTGgatttgctattttttctatACTGGGACACATGGCTCACATATCTGGAAAGGAAGTCTCTCAAGTCGTAAAATCAG GTTTTGATTTGGCATTCATTGCTTATCCAGAAGCGCTAGCCCAACTCCCAGGTGGGCCATTTTGgtccatattatttttcttcatgctttTGACTTTGGGTCTCGACTCTCAGTTTGCATCCATTG AAACGATTACAACAACGATTCAAGATTTATCTCCCaaattgatgaagaaaatgagggtTCCTATAACTTTGGGGTGctgcttggttttgtttctccTTGGTCTCGTCTGTGTGACTCAG gctgGAATTTATTGGGTTCATTTGATTGACCACTTCTGTGCTGGATGGGGTATTTTGATTGCAGCTATACTGGAAATCATAGGAATCATCTGGATTTATG GTGGGAACAGATTCATTGAAGATATAGAAATGATGATTGGAGCAAAAAGGTGGATATTCTGGCTATGGTGGAGAGCTTGCTGGTTTGTTATTACTCCTCTTCTTCTGATT GCAATTTTGATCTGGTCATTGGTGAAATTTCATAGACCTGATTATGCCCAAATTCCATATCCTGACTGGGGAGTTGCTCTAGGCTGGTGTATGattattttctgcattatttGGATTCCAATTATGGCCatagtaaaaataattcaagCTGAAGGAAGTATCTTTCAA cgcTTTGTAAGCTGCTGCAGACCAGCTTCTAACTGGGGTCCATACCTGGAACGACATCGTGGGGAGAGATATAAAGACATGGTAGACCCTAAAAAAGAGACTGACCATGAAATACCTACTGTTAGTGGCAGTAGAAAACCAGAATGA